A portion of the Krasilnikovia cinnamomea genome contains these proteins:
- a CDS encoding Tox-REase-5 domain-containing protein, protein MHRVWRFVLRKNGGRRPLASVVLLVGTLVMALTVSAAQPPPMTRTSGNALPQLHWSLWPQWDVNNRPDRGRFTMTNWSLIPREVGGEQERQWQCQMGAELHHGGPRSQALAASSLLQAARDPKDLDGDFDAARRADVAEYPLTDKRVPQETAWKAQLAPLPGADVIPPGLGYPSDTFLWEHINFDRAYDIVPIASAETATKTHDLIAAKLNSDPFLQALAAYFDDVFVLMGAPPGSGKAYTPEALKDVSADDARRFLQYGGFPRVAPERGTPEFRVEVESIKARWASCDITNPADPYHVLSDVVATAQSEWDAERGAQAGDRKTIVDAHIATWNQMRLANEAMIESIGQAWVAERALAWQRNKLSSGHPLTPSEQTALNNVIKDAQNRIGVQVGKANQNVTAATAEGNKADAAQASANTKAAAAGVPPGRGLTYAHQSVQVTKALTGAATAAAGAANTAWRASKTTGTDSDALWAQAQAEMRAVQAQFRRQAAEYAQYEAHQASTLASGQAQIAADMAVRAHDDRVKAEAAEDIAKTKAADAHAKMLAAKTERDNAASKRAEADNQRDKAAAAQTRAEQQRDVATSKNQQAQSQADIASRKRQDAEQAERHASDMRNTAVNASIDANALEARAAAAESYAAAADSDDDAQEARAAATESRAAANAATTAARNARAAADQATAAAVAARKAATEAQAAADRAKADADKAKADAAATNAQMLKAHLAAADAIAASDAAAKAVEQAKQQAAVAAAAAQRARDEAQAARTQANLSLQDAAVAQGRATAASDQAAATRDAALQTYAAADNAVAMGRPFVQTDTSAGMAVLVGQDAKTAAEQQSAAADAKSAEATRAAQAAHDAAGRASADAKAAAEAAAKAADDAKAAWQSVKDAAKSAAQAAREAAAAASADARTTQYNAQAQQDAAAAAQYATEAANEASAAWAAADEAERDAAAARAAADSAEAAAADARDAADRAERDAEAAEAAAARALEDAQQAQQAAEQAERNADNQARAAMAVNSPTGEGSVQALPHVTDQIVSQTPIVCPPLSGSRYCETTVKHHITGTIDFVLVTCPDLNDTTCPGSAVTDQIATVPVDTYHEQTAQLDRSDVLNIAQHLVDAMISDYVTCAKGVTITDGRLDTGQAKDWAVSCAWVSADIVLPAAVGGAARGIKAMRIAARTGAGVGEAYEAMRATDISTATLTKLEDDIYHGLQSSCFGTAAPARLTAAAKAAAATSRKAMAANAGCWVDLSGPGTWSRVYESMSARAAAYQGRITGVPHGIGYSLNGVKFDGFRAGVLIDAKGPGYATFVKDGRFVGWYKGADALVDQAERQLRAAHGAKIEWHVAEPDAATAIANLFTDQGISGIKIVVVP, encoded by the coding sequence GTGCATAGGGTCTGGCGCTTCGTCCTGCGCAAGAACGGTGGCCGGCGTCCGCTGGCGTCGGTGGTGCTGCTGGTCGGAACGCTGGTGATGGCGTTGACCGTGTCCGCGGCGCAGCCGCCACCGATGACGCGGACGTCCGGTAACGCGCTTCCACAGCTGCACTGGTCGCTGTGGCCGCAATGGGACGTGAATAACCGTCCCGACCGGGGCCGGTTCACCATGACGAACTGGTCGCTGATCCCGCGGGAGGTGGGCGGCGAGCAAGAGCGTCAGTGGCAATGCCAGATGGGCGCGGAGTTGCACCACGGCGGACCGCGTTCGCAGGCACTCGCGGCGTCGTCGTTGCTGCAGGCAGCCAGGGATCCGAAGGACCTGGACGGCGACTTCGACGCCGCGCGCCGCGCCGATGTGGCCGAGTACCCGCTGACGGACAAGCGTGTTCCGCAGGAGACCGCGTGGAAGGCGCAGTTGGCGCCGCTGCCTGGGGCAGACGTGATCCCACCCGGTCTGGGCTATCCGTCGGACACGTTCCTTTGGGAACACATCAACTTCGACCGTGCCTACGACATCGTCCCGATAGCCAGCGCGGAGACGGCGACCAAGACCCACGACCTCATTGCCGCGAAGCTGAACAGCGATCCGTTCCTGCAGGCGCTCGCCGCCTACTTCGATGATGTGTTCGTTCTGATGGGCGCCCCGCCGGGAAGCGGCAAGGCCTACACCCCGGAGGCGCTGAAGGACGTTTCGGCCGATGACGCTCGCCGTTTCCTGCAGTACGGCGGTTTTCCCCGAGTAGCACCCGAGCGCGGCACCCCGGAATTCCGCGTCGAGGTGGAGTCGATCAAGGCGCGCTGGGCGTCGTGCGACATCACCAACCCCGCCGACCCGTACCACGTGCTCAGCGACGTGGTCGCGACCGCACAGTCGGAATGGGACGCGGAGCGCGGTGCCCAGGCCGGCGACCGCAAGACGATTGTGGACGCGCACATCGCCACCTGGAACCAGATGCGCCTGGCCAACGAGGCCATGATCGAGTCGATCGGTCAGGCCTGGGTCGCCGAACGCGCTCTGGCCTGGCAGCGCAACAAGCTGTCGTCGGGGCACCCGCTCACCCCCAGTGAGCAGACCGCACTGAACAATGTGATCAAGGATGCGCAGAACAGGATCGGCGTCCAGGTCGGCAAGGCCAATCAGAACGTCACCGCCGCCACGGCCGAGGGCAACAAGGCCGACGCGGCGCAAGCCAGCGCGAACACGAAGGCCGCCGCGGCGGGCGTCCCACCAGGCCGCGGTCTGACCTACGCCCACCAGTCCGTTCAGGTCACCAAAGCCCTGACCGGCGCGGCCACGGCCGCCGCGGGCGCGGCGAACACCGCGTGGCGGGCGTCGAAGACGACCGGGACGGACAGCGACGCCCTGTGGGCGCAGGCGCAGGCAGAGATGCGGGCCGTGCAGGCCCAGTTCCGCCGGCAGGCAGCCGAGTACGCCCAGTACGAGGCGCACCAGGCGTCGACGCTCGCGTCAGGGCAGGCGCAGATCGCCGCGGACATGGCGGTCCGGGCCCACGACGACCGGGTCAAGGCCGAGGCCGCCGAAGACATCGCGAAGACCAAGGCCGCGGACGCGCACGCCAAGATGCTCGCGGCCAAGACCGAACGCGACAACGCCGCCAGCAAGCGCGCCGAGGCCGACAACCAGCGGGACAAGGCGGCCGCCGCGCAGACCCGCGCCGAGCAGCAGCGCGACGTCGCGACAAGCAAGAACCAGCAGGCGCAGTCCCAGGCCGACATTGCGTCCCGTAAACGGCAGGACGCCGAGCAGGCCGAGCGGCACGCCAGCGACATGCGCAACACCGCGGTCAACGCCTCGATCGACGCGAACGCGCTCGAGGCACGGGCCGCAGCGGCGGAGTCCTACGCCGCAGCCGCGGACTCCGACGACGACGCTCAGGAGGCGCGCGCGGCGGCGACCGAGTCCCGCGCCGCCGCGAACGCCGCGACAACCGCCGCGCGCAACGCCCGTGCCGCCGCCGACCAGGCCACCGCGGCGGCGGTCGCCGCACGGAAGGCCGCCACCGAGGCGCAGGCCGCCGCCGACCGGGCCAAGGCCGACGCCGATAAGGCCAAGGCCGACGCCGCAGCCACCAACGCCCAGATGCTGAAGGCGCACCTCGCTGCTGCCGACGCGATTGCCGCGTCCGACGCCGCCGCCAAGGCGGTCGAGCAGGCCAAGCAGCAAGCAGCGGTGGCCGCCGCTGCCGCGCAGCGGGCACGAGACGAGGCCCAGGCCGCGCGGACGCAGGCGAACCTGTCCCTGCAGGACGCCGCGGTGGCGCAGGGCCGGGCCACCGCAGCTTCTGACCAGGCCGCCGCGACCCGCGACGCCGCGCTGCAGACCTACGCGGCTGCCGACAACGCGGTCGCGATGGGCCGTCCGTTCGTCCAGACCGACACCTCCGCCGGCATGGCCGTGCTGGTTGGCCAGGACGCTAAGACCGCCGCCGAGCAGCAGTCCGCCGCCGCCGACGCCAAGTCGGCGGAAGCGACCCGCGCTGCGCAGGCCGCCCACGACGCGGCCGGCCGGGCGTCCGCCGACGCGAAGGCAGCGGCCGAGGCGGCTGCCAAGGCCGCCGACGACGCGAAAGCCGCCTGGCAGAGCGTCAAGGATGCCGCCAAGTCCGCTGCCCAGGCCGCGCGGGAAGCCGCAGCGGCGGCCTCGGCCGATGCCCGGACCACCCAGTACAACGCCCAGGCCCAACAGGACGCCGCGGCCGCCGCGCAGTACGCGACCGAGGCGGCCAACGAGGCCAGTGCCGCCTGGGCCGCCGCCGACGAGGCCGAACGCGACGCCGCCGCCGCGCGCGCCGCCGCCGACAGCGCAGAAGCGGCCGCCGCCGACGCCCGCGACGCCGCCGACCGCGCCGAACGCGACGCCGAGGCCGCCGAGGCCGCCGCGGCCCGTGCTCTCGAAGACGCCCAGCAGGCCCAGCAGGCTGCGGAGCAGGCCGAACGTAACGCCGACAACCAGGCTCGCGCCGCGATGGCGGTGAACTCGCCGACCGGTGAGGGCAGTGTCCAGGCGCTGCCGCACGTCACCGACCAGATCGTCAGCCAGACACCGATCGTGTGTCCGCCACTGAGTGGATCGCGGTACTGCGAGACGACCGTCAAGCACCACATCACCGGCACCATCGACTTCGTCCTGGTCACCTGCCCCGACCTGAACGACACGACCTGTCCGGGCAGTGCCGTCACCGACCAGATCGCCACCGTGCCGGTCGACACGTACCACGAGCAGACCGCGCAGCTCGACCGCAGCGACGTGCTGAACATTGCCCAGCACCTGGTCGACGCGATGATCAGCGACTACGTCACCTGTGCCAAGGGCGTCACCATCACCGACGGGCGACTCGATACCGGCCAGGCCAAGGACTGGGCTGTCTCCTGCGCCTGGGTCTCCGCTGACATTGTCCTGCCTGCCGCGGTCGGCGGCGCCGCCCGCGGGATCAAGGCCATGCGGATCGCGGCCCGCACCGGCGCCGGGGTCGGTGAAGCCTACGAGGCGATGCGGGCGACCGACATTTCCACGGCCACCCTCACCAAGCTTGAAGACGACATCTACCACGGGCTCCAGTCGAGCTGCTTCGGAACGGCCGCCCCGGCGCGGCTGACCGCCGCCGCGAAGGCTGCGGCGGCCACGTCCAGGAAGGCCATGGCCGCCAATGCCGGCTGCTGGGTCGACCTCAGCGGTCCAGGTACCTGGAGCCGCGTCTACGAGAGCATGTCCGCGCGGGCCGCCGCGTACCAGGGACGAATCACCGGGGTTCCCCACGGCATCGGCTACAGCCTCAACGGCGTCAAGTTCGACGGCTTCCGCGCCGGCGTACTCATCGACGCCAAGGGACCGGGCTACGCGACCTTCGTCAAGGACGGACGTTTCGTCGGCTGGTACAAGGGCGCAGACGCCCTCGTCGATCAGGCAGAAAGGCAACTCAGGGCCGCTCACGGCGCCAAGATCGAGTGGCATGTCGCGGAGCCGGACGCCGCGACCGCCATTGCTAACCTCTTCACCGACCAGGGGATCTCTGGAATCAAGATCGTCGTTGTGCCGTAG
- a CDS encoding thymidylate synthase, translated as MLTPAEFATFTEAYTAVLRHLLDHPEYKTAGRGKDALEVPNISFRLTNAIQRTPYLAARRANIAFNYAELLWYVAGRDDITMISYYAPRLAKLSTDGLTLTGTAYGPRLFRPDGPDGLSQFDRCVKALEQDRDSKRAAMIIMRPHEAIGPDNPDVACTLGLQFMLRGGRLHATGYMRGNDAVIGLLCDTFSFTMIQELAARRLGVPVGSYTHHVGSMHINVLDREKVAAILAEADAGPAPRFPAPQMPGLSSAELELLLQWEAVLRAGAGELTGDTVTALPLPHYWQQALLVFQAYQQVQAGHPVTTDIAAALTPAHRWLLAARWPDRITADYPPTTPS; from the coding sequence ATGCTCACGCCGGCCGAGTTCGCCACGTTCACCGAGGCCTACACCGCGGTGCTGCGCCACCTCCTGGACCACCCCGAGTACAAGACGGCCGGCCGCGGCAAGGACGCGCTCGAGGTCCCGAACATCAGCTTCCGGCTCACCAACGCCATCCAGCGCACCCCGTACCTGGCCGCGCGCCGGGCGAACATCGCGTTCAACTACGCCGAGCTGCTGTGGTACGTCGCCGGCCGCGACGACATCACCATGATCAGCTACTACGCGCCGCGGCTGGCGAAGCTGTCCACTGACGGCCTGACCCTGACCGGCACGGCGTACGGGCCGCGGCTGTTCCGTCCGGACGGGCCTGATGGGCTGTCGCAGTTCGACCGGTGCGTCAAGGCGCTGGAGCAGGACCGCGACAGCAAACGCGCCGCGATGATCATCATGCGTCCGCACGAGGCGATCGGGCCCGACAATCCCGATGTCGCCTGCACCCTCGGCCTTCAGTTCATGCTGCGCGGTGGCCGGCTGCACGCCACCGGCTACATGCGCGGCAACGACGCGGTGATCGGCCTGCTCTGCGACACGTTCTCGTTCACCATGATCCAGGAGCTGGCGGCGCGCAGGCTTGGTGTCCCGGTCGGCAGCTACACCCACCACGTCGGATCGATGCACATCAACGTCCTCGACCGGGAGAAGGTGGCGGCGATCCTCGCCGAGGCCGACGCCGGTCCGGCGCCGCGGTTCCCGGCGCCGCAGATGCCGGGGCTCAGCTCCGCCGAGCTCGAGCTGCTGTTGCAGTGGGAGGCCGTGCTGCGTGCCGGCGCGGGCGAACTGACCGGCGACACCGTGACCGCCCTGCCGCTGCCGCACTACTGGCAGCAGGCGCTGCTGGTCTTCCAGGCGTACCAGCAAGTCCAGGCCGGTCATCCGGTCACGACGGACATCGCCGCGGCGTTGACGCCCGCGCACCGCTGGCTCCTGGCCGCCCGCTGGCCCGACCGGATCACCGCCGACTACCCGCCCACCACACCGTCATGA
- a CDS encoding very short patch repair endonuclease, which produces MAGRPMSRTPAALNEAVSAQMQRMPRERTKPEMLLRRELHRRGMRFRVNYGRLPGRPDIVFTRVKLGIFVDGCFWHVCPSHSTMPKNNAEWWRAKLSRNVERDREKDELLISCGWRVLHVWEHEDTHAAADRIEALYLSLRHAFFAPPEGLS; this is translated from the coding sequence GTGGCTGGACGACCCATGAGCCGTACCCCAGCGGCGCTGAATGAGGCCGTCTCGGCCCAGATGCAGCGGATGCCGCGGGAACGCACCAAGCCGGAGATGCTCCTGCGACGTGAGCTGCATCGACGCGGCATGCGTTTCAGGGTGAACTACGGTCGGCTACCCGGTCGACCGGACATCGTCTTCACCAGGGTCAAGCTGGGGATCTTCGTTGACGGCTGCTTCTGGCACGTGTGTCCCTCACACTCGACCATGCCGAAGAACAATGCGGAGTGGTGGAGGGCGAAGCTCTCCAGAAACGTTGAGCGCGACAGAGAAAAGGACGAACTCCTCATTTCGTGCGGTTGGCGGGTGCTTCATGTATGGGAGCACGAGGACACGCACGCGGCCGCCGACAGGATCGAGGCACTGTATCTGTCGCTGCGACATGCTTTCTTTGCCCCACCGGAGGGTCTGTCTTAG
- a CDS encoding 3'-5' exonuclease, with protein MAVSSGTRPWHTANLVALDLEGSGAQERDDEQILEIAAIRLIDGRPDLPTAYTTCIDPGRAIPARPWISPGLAGLALQGEPTLDDVRGDLIARLSGVWLVGHNIGVDWRLLHRHLPTLTVAGLIDTRRLAKAAAVAGKLGLSNLLTHLDLTGDVAAAAPGSRPHRALWDTTAAALLLGALIRRHFTAEPTLQQLVDVAGIPTETAAAARAAIAAPPQQSLFD; from the coding sequence ATGGCGGTGAGCTCCGGAACCCGGCCCTGGCACACGGCGAACCTCGTGGCGCTCGACCTGGAAGGCAGCGGCGCGCAGGAACGCGACGACGAACAGATCCTCGAGATCGCCGCGATCCGCCTGATCGACGGCCGCCCGGACCTGCCCACCGCCTACACCACCTGCATCGACCCGGGACGGGCCATCCCGGCCCGACCGTGGATCTCGCCCGGCCTGGCCGGGCTCGCCCTGCAAGGCGAGCCGACCCTGGACGACGTCCGCGGTGACCTGATCGCGCGGTTGAGCGGCGTCTGGCTGGTGGGGCACAACATCGGGGTGGACTGGCGGCTGCTGCATCGGCACCTGCCGACCCTGACCGTCGCCGGGCTGATCGACACCCGTCGCCTGGCGAAAGCCGCGGCCGTGGCCGGCAAGCTCGGCCTGTCCAACTTGCTCACCCACCTCGATCTGACCGGCGACGTCGCCGCGGCCGCGCCAGGCAGCCGACCGCACCGCGCGCTGTGGGACACCACCGCCGCGGCGCTGCTGCTCGGCGCACTCATCCGCCGACACTTCACCGCCGAACCCACGCTGCAGCAGCTCGTCGACGTCGCCGGCATTCCCACGGAGACAGCCGCTGCTGCCCGCGCTGCCATCGCGGCGCCGCCACAGCAGAGCCTGTTCGACTAG
- a CDS encoding aldo/keto reductase, with translation MTTAPATADTLTIGGALPVRRLGYGTMQLTGPGHWDLPADPAAAVTVLRTAVHGLGINHLDTADAYGPHTVESLIREALHPYPDSLVIASKGGLTRPGPNIWRPCGRPEYLTQSAELSLRRLGLDCLDLYYLHRVDANVPLADQLGALVELRQAGKIRHIGLSKVTVDQVEQARTITDIAAVQNQHGLTTTDPVLDYCERNGLAYVAHKPFDAGADLARTGAGAADTPAPGTILRTLLQRSPVMLVIPGTASLEHLRSNCTVDARTTSNGATTIVMPEIPGR, from the coding sequence ATGACCACTGCACCCGCCACCGCCGACACCCTCACCATCGGCGGTGCCCTGCCCGTCCGCCGGCTCGGCTACGGAACGATGCAACTGACCGGGCCCGGCCACTGGGACCTTCCCGCCGATCCGGCCGCCGCCGTCACCGTGCTGCGCACTGCCGTGCACGGCCTCGGCATCAACCACCTCGACACCGCCGACGCGTACGGCCCGCACACCGTGGAGTCCCTGATCCGCGAAGCGTTGCACCCCTACCCAGACTCGCTAGTGATCGCGTCCAAGGGCGGGCTGACCCGGCCCGGACCGAACATCTGGCGGCCCTGCGGCCGACCGGAATACCTGACCCAGAGCGCGGAACTGAGCCTGCGCCGCCTCGGCCTCGACTGCCTCGACCTGTACTACCTGCACCGCGTCGACGCCAACGTGCCACTCGCCGATCAGCTCGGCGCGCTGGTCGAGCTGCGCCAGGCCGGCAAGATCCGGCACATTGGCCTGTCGAAGGTCACCGTCGACCAGGTCGAGCAGGCCCGCACCATCACCGACATCGCCGCCGTGCAGAACCAGCACGGGCTGACCACCACCGACCCCGTCCTCGACTACTGCGAACGCAACGGCCTCGCCTACGTCGCCCACAAACCGTTCGACGCTGGCGCGGACCTTGCCCGGACCGGCGCTGGCGCCGCGGACACGCCCGCGCCAGGGACAATCCTGCGGACGCTGCTGCAGCGCTCGCCGGTGATGCTGGTCATCCCCGGTACTGCTTCCCTTGAGCATCTGCGCAGCAACTGCACCGTCGACGCCAGGACCACCTCGAACGGCGCTACCACGATCGTGATGCCGGAAATTCCCGGTCGGTGA
- a CDS encoding Imm1 family immunity protein: MILNVVIHNKWQYAETWPQMDALITEVTENLASEGAVTVDSLQFQDPGEDAQFMVADRRLTDDDLPANHLRVAVNRSTGYGALIWHATKNFPKSGDIYDHIWVSDNPQPPNLDPRVLADPCEPRFHDRRSTLPAPDVRQALEEFCRTGTGDRPQSIGWVRGWLNGHRLDESP, encoded by the coding sequence ATGATTCTCAACGTGGTGATCCACAACAAGTGGCAATACGCGGAGACCTGGCCGCAAATGGACGCACTGATCACCGAGGTAACCGAGAACCTTGCTTCCGAGGGCGCCGTGACCGTCGACTCGCTGCAGTTCCAAGACCCCGGCGAGGACGCACAGTTCATGGTCGCTGACCGGCGTCTCACCGACGATGACCTGCCGGCCAACCACCTACGCGTCGCCGTCAACCGCTCCACCGGCTACGGCGCCCTCATCTGGCACGCAACGAAGAACTTCCCCAAGAGCGGCGACATCTACGACCACATCTGGGTGTCCGACAACCCGCAGCCGCCGAACCTCGACCCCCGAGTCCTGGCAGACCCCTGCGAACCAAGATTCCACGACCGGCGAAGCACTCTCCCGGCACCCGATGTCCGTCAGGCTCTGGAGGAGTTCTGCCGCACCGGGACCGGCGACCGTCCACAGTCAATCGGCTGGGTTCGGGGTTGGTTGAACGGACACCGGCTCGACGAGAGTCCATAG
- a CDS encoding nucleoside-diphosphate kinase: MSTLRRVDWRFWTVILIKPDCLARDLLDPVLAMVEQHLRVLHVTKVYPTQAQIFTHYADMLPRSAELRRDVPAELTRIYVGRQAAVALGYGPDAARRLRALLGPTDPAAAGPDTIRGRYAADSLAKATAEGRLIDNLIHSSDTSDDAAADFATWFGPGNEHLLLTPTPILANGDPQ; encoded by the coding sequence ATGAGCACGCTGCGCCGTGTCGATTGGCGGTTCTGGACCGTCATCCTGATCAAGCCCGACTGCCTGGCCAGGGACCTGCTCGACCCCGTGCTGGCCATGGTCGAGCAGCACCTGCGGGTGCTGCACGTGACGAAGGTGTACCCGACGCAGGCGCAGATCTTCACCCACTACGCCGACATGCTGCCCCGCTCCGCCGAACTCCGCCGCGACGTGCCGGCCGAGCTGACCCGCATCTACGTCGGCCGGCAGGCCGCCGTCGCGCTCGGCTACGGCCCGGACGCGGCCCGGCGCCTGCGGGCACTGCTCGGGCCGACCGACCCGGCCGCGGCCGGCCCCGACACGATCCGCGGCCGGTACGCCGCCGACAGCCTCGCCAAAGCCACAGCCGAGGGCCGGCTGATCGACAACCTGATCCACAGCTCCGACACCAGCGACGACGCCGCCGCGGACTTCGCCACCTGGTTCGGCCCCGGCAACGAGCACCTGCTCCTCACCCCCACGCCCATCCTCGCGAACGGAGACCCTCAATGA
- a CDS encoding IS982 family transposase: MTTDINTLLTALYVKIDDWLGQPRRTGRPPKLSEAELLTLAVAQVLLGVRSEARWLRFVPRALPGAFPYLPGQSGYNKRLRAALPLLKRAIRAVAADTDLWADSAWVVDSTPVECGRSRPTARRSALAGWAGYGYCPSHSRWFWGLRLHLICTPAGLPIAWALATPNIDERQVLTAVLEDDPSLLSGRSGLVIIGDKGYVSAELDRWLAERGVRLLRPSYRNRTPRVGEHLLKPIRQLIESVNDTLKGQLDLELHGGRSIEGVGARIAQRLLAMTAAIWHNRATGQQLTRSLIAYDH; this comes from the coding sequence GTGACGACAGACATCAACACCCTTCTGACCGCACTGTACGTGAAGATCGATGACTGGCTGGGACAGCCCCGCAGGACGGGGCGGCCACCGAAGCTGTCCGAGGCGGAACTGCTGACCCTTGCCGTCGCGCAGGTACTGCTGGGGGTGCGCTCAGAAGCGCGGTGGCTGCGGTTCGTGCCGCGAGCGCTACCCGGGGCGTTTCCGTACCTGCCCGGCCAGTCGGGCTACAACAAGCGGCTCCGGGCGGCGTTACCGCTGTTGAAACGGGCGATCCGCGCGGTCGCCGCGGACACCGACCTGTGGGCCGACTCGGCGTGGGTGGTCGATTCCACCCCGGTCGAGTGCGGCCGGTCCCGGCCCACCGCACGCCGCTCCGCGTTGGCCGGGTGGGCCGGATACGGCTACTGCCCGTCGCATTCGCGCTGGTTCTGGGGGCTGCGGCTGCATCTGATCTGTACTCCTGCCGGTCTGCCGATCGCCTGGGCCCTGGCCACCCCGAACATCGACGAACGGCAGGTCCTGACCGCGGTCCTGGAGGATGACCCGAGCCTGCTGTCCGGCCGCAGCGGCCTGGTCATCATCGGCGACAAGGGATACGTCTCCGCCGAACTCGACCGGTGGCTGGCCGAACGCGGGGTGCGGCTGCTGCGACCGTCGTACCGCAACCGCACCCCACGCGTAGGCGAACACCTACTCAAACCGATCCGACAGCTCATCGAATCGGTCAACGACACGCTCAAAGGCCAGCTCGACCTCGAACTCCACGGCGGCCGCAGCATCGAAGGCGTCGGCGCCCGCATCGCTCAACGCCTACTGGCCATGACCGCCGCCATCTGGCACAACCGCGCAACCGGCCAGCAGCTCACCAGGTCCTTGATCGCGTACGACCACTGA
- a CDS encoding Imm52 family immunity protein: MADRFFVGAYWGARAETSGQCAARLEACLTSLGNTHELLSRWYRKGSSRAAARQPIDTDVQSLDALLLAGRNRTDVGGEVIADLGFRVSAWNNNSLSASFSTKCGAAPTVEGIMNHFFLELPEVSDATTDLYDARSANRILASVIEFWQPDWATFASFTMRDHQKAEAGRPFAGWQTYLSQAPALSPPPGIRAEQTNGGGVLITAGTDPLHVTESDLSAAITYLGATLDAK, translated from the coding sequence ATGGCAGACCGGTTTTTCGTGGGTGCCTATTGGGGTGCCCGTGCCGAGACGTCGGGGCAGTGCGCGGCCCGGCTCGAAGCCTGCCTGACGAGCCTCGGCAATACTCACGAGCTCCTGTCGCGCTGGTATCGCAAGGGATCGAGCCGAGCAGCTGCCCGCCAGCCGATTGACACCGACGTGCAGAGTCTGGATGCGCTGCTGTTGGCCGGCCGCAACCGCACTGACGTCGGCGGTGAGGTCATCGCGGACCTCGGGTTCAGAGTCAGCGCGTGGAACAACAACTCCTTGTCGGCGTCATTTAGCACGAAGTGCGGCGCTGCGCCGACGGTCGAAGGGATCATGAACCACTTCTTTCTGGAATTGCCGGAGGTATCCGACGCGACGACTGATCTCTACGACGCCCGGAGCGCGAACCGGATTCTCGCGTCGGTGATCGAGTTTTGGCAGCCGGACTGGGCGACCTTCGCCAGTTTCACCATGCGCGATCATCAGAAGGCCGAGGCTGGCCGCCCCTTCGCCGGATGGCAGACCTACCTCAGCCAGGCTCCTGCACTATCCCCACCGCCAGGCATCCGAGCTGAGCAGACCAACGGTGGAGGGGTCCTGATCACCGCGGGAACCGACCCCCTGCACGTGACAGAATCCGATCTCTCCGCCGCCATCACCTACCTCGGCGCAACCCTGGACGCCAAGTAG
- a CDS encoding DUF433 domain-containing protein — MPQSTLHYWLEGGERRGRSYKPVLRAESRSGRSVTWAEFVEAGLLREYRRTHGVPMVELRAFIDLLREKFDVPYPLADRRPYVAGRKLVLEAQAVAGLDPDYCLVAVVGDQLLLTPPSAAFVERVTWDGDVAAGWRPASDPQSPVRILPDVRFGKPSVKGISTEVVWEQDDAGLDVEEIAGMYQLDVPDVRWALAYELSQRANASRAA; from the coding sequence GTGCCCCAGTCGACGCTGCACTACTGGCTGGAGGGCGGCGAGCGTCGGGGTCGCAGCTACAAGCCGGTGCTGCGGGCGGAGTCGCGTAGTGGCCGGTCGGTGACTTGGGCAGAGTTCGTCGAGGCGGGACTGCTGCGGGAGTATCGGCGTACGCACGGTGTGCCGATGGTGGAGCTGCGGGCCTTCATCGATCTTCTTCGGGAGAAATTCGACGTGCCGTATCCGCTGGCCGACCGCCGTCCCTACGTCGCGGGCCGCAAGCTGGTCCTGGAGGCTCAGGCCGTGGCCGGGCTCGATCCGGACTACTGTCTTGTCGCTGTCGTCGGTGACCAGTTGCTGTTGACGCCGCCGTCGGCGGCGTTCGTGGAGCGGGTCACCTGGGATGGTGACGTGGCGGCCGGGTGGCGGCCAGCGTCGGATCCGCAGTCCCCGGTGCGGATTCTGCCCGATGTGCGGTTCGGTAAGCCGTCGGTGAAGGGCATCAGTACAGAGGTGGTGTGGGAGCAGGACGACGCGGGCCTGGACGTCGAGGAGATCGCCGGGATGTACCAGCTCGACGTGCCCGACGTGCGGTGGGCGTTGGCGTACGAACTCTCCCAGCGCGCGAATGCCTCGCGCGCGGCGTGA